ATTCTGTGCCTGGTCTTCTTTCAGGATGTCTGCCTGCACGGTGCCGCGTACGGTACTAAGTGCGTGCCCACGGATCTTTGCATACACATCTGCCGGTAGTACTTCATCACCGGACATTCCCAGCAATTGCAGCCCCAATCCATCATTGCCTGCCGGCAGGTCACCACTGTAATGTGGCAAAGGATGGTCCTTGAATTTATCTTTAATGATCGCCGTTACCTTTTCTGTAAGGCCATGCGTTTTTATATATTGTTCGCATTGCTGGTCAATGGCGGCATTCATAAAAAAGGCCAGCAGTATAGGCGCCGGACCATTGATCGTCATGGATACGGACGTCTTCGGGTCGCAGAGATCAAAGCCGCTGTATAATTTCTTGGCATCATCCACAGTGGCAATGCTCACACCTGAATTGCCCACTTTCCCGTAAATATCCGGTCTTATTGCAGGATCTTCCCCATACAATGTTACGCTGTCAAATGCCGTGGAAAGCCGCTTTGCCGGCTGATCCAGCGACACATAGTGAAAACGCTTGTTGGTACGTTCAGGACCTCCTTCACCGGCAAACATGCGCGTAGGATCTTCTCCTTCCCTTTTGAGTGGGAACACACCAGCGGCGTAAGGAAATTCTCCCGGTACATTTTCCGTCAACTGCCAACGGAGAATATCGCCCCAGTCGCTGTATTTAGGCAGACTAACCTTAGGTATCCGGCTATGGCTCAGGCTTTCGGAGAACAATGGTAATTTGATCACCTTATCACGTACCTGGAACTCGTAATAGTCGGCAGCATATTTTTGCTGTAATGCCGGCCATCCCTCAATCAGTTTTTTGCATTCAGGATGCAGGGCTGTTTCCAGGTGTGTGCTGATATCTTTCAGCACAGCGGCTTTGGAGGGATCTATGGCTATCACCCCGGTTACCTGGTACCATTGTGTAGCGAGCTTGCATTGTTCGTCTACCCATTTGCTGTAATCCGTAATGGCTTCAGTTATTTCAGCGAGATAGCGTACCCGCGCCGGAGGAATGATCTGTGATTTGGTGGCAGTGGATTTCGGACTTTCATGCGCGAGGACGCCAAAGACCACACCGGTTTTCTCTTCCACTTTCTCCATCACCCTTTCAAAGAGCAGGTTAATACCGGCGTCATTGAACTGGGAAGCAATAGAACCTACTACAGGCAGCTCTTCATCTTTCGCAGTCCACAAACCATGGTTACGTTTATATTGTTTGCGCACATCGTGCAAAGCATCGAGGGCGCCGGCTTTATCAAATTTGTTGATGGCAATTACATCGGCATAATCCAGCATGTTGATCTTCTCCAGTTGAGAAGCCGCGCCGTATTCCGGCGTCATTACATACAACGATACATCACAGTGATCGATGATAGCGGTATCGTTTTGTCCTATACCGGATGTTTCGAGGATAATAAAATCAAAGGCGGCCAGTTTACAGATATCGATGGCCTCCTGGATATGTTCGCTGATAGCCTTATCGCTGTCGCGGGTTGCGAGGGAGCGCATGTAGGCACGTGGGTGATGGATGGAGTTCATGCGGATACGGTCACCCAGCAAAGCGCCACCAGTCTTCTTTTTGGAAGGGTCCACAGAAATCACCGCCACGGTTTTATCGGTAAAGTGATTGAGGTAACGGCGCACGAGTTCGTCTGTGACGCTGCTTTTACCGGCGCCGCCGGTGCCCGTGATGCCAACTACTGCCCCCTCCAAACCTCCCCCCGTGGGGGAGGCTTTTTGATGGCCTTCCTTTAGGGCTTCTTTTGATGCTGCTGTGTTTTTGATGTTTCCGTTAAGGGGTTTGTTGTTATTTACTTGTTCTTTTACTTGTTCTTTTATTTGGGTTAGGACACCGTCGATGTTTAAAAGGACTTCATCGTTGGTGAATCTGATTACTTTAAAGCCAAGATTATTTAAAATATCGGTGCGTTCTTCATCATTTAATTTAACGTCGGGATGTTGGTGAATTAAGCCATCTACTTCTATAATCAGATGATGTTCCAGGGAAATAAAATCTGCAATAAATTTGTCTATTACATGTTGTCTTCTAAATTTTATACCTGCCAGTTGTTTGGATTTTAGGTGTTCCCATAACGCCTGCTCAGCGGGTGTTTGATTACCCCGCATCTGTAAAGCATATTCTTTAAGATCCGTATAATGAAAAGGATCGGCCGTTTTATAAAAATCCCAGTTACTCCCTCTTTTCAACAACGCCAACGGCACGCCATTTTCTGCCAACGTAATAGCCCTCCCCACAATTCTATCCTCCCTACCAATTACAAATTTATCTTCCCCTTTATCTTCCCCACTAATCACAACCGGGGCTTCATTCCCGTCTCCTCCCCCTTCGGGGGAGGCCGGGAGGGGGCATTTATCCATCAAATCCTCAATCATCCCTTCCAAACCCATCTTCCTTCCATCATCCGGCGAATACAGCCGGGTAATGCCATAGGCATGCAATTCCGCTATTTCTGTCGGGAGTATGGTACCACCACCGCCGCCAAATATTTTAATGTGTCCGCAGTCTTTTTCCTTCAGGAGGTCATACATGTATTTGAAAAATTCTACGTGGCCGCCCTGGTAGGAAGTGACGGCAATTCCCTGTGCATCTTCCTGGATAGCACAATCTACAATCTCTGCTGCCGAGCGGTTGTGTCCAAGGTGAATAACCTCGGCGCCTTTTGCCTGCATAATGCGCCGCATAATATTGATAGCGGCATCATGACCGTCGAATAAAGCCGCTGCCGTTACTATGCGAACCTTATGTTGTGGTGTATATGACATATTAATCCGGTTTTATTGCCCGCAAAGACGGTAAAGCGCAGTTGGTTACCAACTTTACGTGCTTATTAAACTTGCACGCTGTGAGAAATGCAAGTTACGGAAAAACCAGCTGAACTGCCGGACAAGCGCGGGTTTAAACAGAATTAGAATAGATTAAACAAGTCAACAATCTTATTGCAAATAATTCAACCGATCCGCAAAAGACTTAGTTATTCCCTAAAACAACTTTCCCCTGTACAATATCTGCACAAGGGAAAGTTAAGATTAGACACCGGCAAAAGTGCCTGGTAGCCGTCTTGTTTCATAACGTGGAACTATAAAATCAAACTATTGATAAATTAATTAAAATGATAAACTAAATGATTTTTGTCTGGCATATTTGATCATGGAAATTTCTACATCGACAATAACAAGTGAAATCTACAGTGACTGATTTAAATTCTGGTTTTATACTTTCGAAAAATAATGCGCTCTTAGGATGTGTATATCTTACACAATCTTAATTAAATTTTTGTTAAAAACAAACTTTTTTTTCTTTTTTAGGGAGAAAAGAAACCAATGGAAAATGATTCGGGGCATATCTATTCGAATCCTTGTTGGTAAAGGATTTTGAAGAGGTCTATATTAACAGGAATAAGGGGAAATATCTATTCGCCGGATAAAAAAATATCAGCAGAAGGAGGATTAAAAGCCAATACCCAGGTATCGCTTCTTTCGCTGATCATATTTATCAAAATTAAATTTGTACAGTTTGGCCGGCCGGTGTGGCACATCTTCTTCTTCTTCATTCAGATCCAGCAGTAAATCCATAGAAAGAAATTTTTTCCGGAAGTTGCGGCGATCCAGTGCTACATCCAGTATGGCTTCATACAGATTTTGCAGTTCCCGCAGCGAAAACTTCTTTGGCAACAGGTTAAAGCCCACCGGTTGTACCATCACCTGCTGCTTCAGGCGCTCATGGCAGGTATCAAGGATCTGTTTATGATCAAATGCCATCTGGTGCAACTCCTTTACAGAGTGCCAGTGCAGTTCGTTGTTATGCATCTTCAGCTCCACATGCTCAATATTCACCAGCGAATAATAAGCGACCGTGATCACACGCCCTGCCGGATGACGATTCACAGCGCCAAAGGTTTGCACCTGTTCCATATACACATTCTCAAGACCGGTACGGGCTTTCAGCACCCGGTAGGCAGCCGCGTCCAGCTCTTCCTCCGGTCGCACAATATCCCCCAGCAACGACCACTTTGCTTTGTACTCTTTCAGATCGGATTCTATCAGCAACACCTTCAGCTCATCATTATTAAAACCAAAAATTACACAGTCTACCGAAATGGCAACTTTGAAATAATCCTTTATCTCAACAAGATGCGTATTGATGTTCTTGGTGTACATAGACATCATAAGGAACGTGGAATTACAGTAAACGACAGTTATTTGCGATCAAAAAAAGCGGAACAAAAAACAAAAACCAAATGAAATAAAAAATTACAACATTTAATACAAATATGCCGAATTTTTTATGCAGTGAGGGCTAACGTGAAAGATAAGTTTAAATTTACAGCTCAGTTTGAACTATATATGTATACAAAGGACATAGAAATAACCCTGACGCAGTTGGCAAAGGACCTCCTCCGTCACTTACAGCAGCAACAACTGCTGCAGTCCATTGATGAAACCCTGGAAGGATTACGCCGTGTAATTGCCTACAACGACTGGCGTTACTACGTGCAAAGCGAACCGGTGATCAGCGATTATGAATACGATCAGCTGTTTGCCTGGCTCAAAAAACTGGAACTGGAACATCCGGACCTCGTTAGTGCCGACTCCCCTACCCAACGTGTAGCGAAAGGACTGACCAAAGAATTTATTACTGTGCCGCACCTGGTACCCATGCTCAGCCTGGAGAATTCTTACAATGCAGACGACCTGATAGACTGGGATCGCAAAGCCCGCGAAAGTGCCGGGCTCAGTGAAATAGAATATTGTATAGAACCCAAGTTCGATGGCGCCAGTATTTCCCTGATCTATGAAGATGATCACCTTTCCCGGGGCGCCACCCGCGGCGATGGTGTGGCAGGGGAAGATATTACTACCAATATTAAGCAGATCCGCTCCATTCCTCTATCTGCCAGCTTTTCTAAATATGGGATTCACCAGATAGAAATCCGCGGCGAGGTGCTGATCAATAAAAATACCTTCAAAGCTTTCAATGAAAAACGCATTGCCGAAAACCTGCCACCACTGGCAAATCCGCGCAATGCCGCTTCCGGCTCCTTACGGATGGTAGACCCCAACGAAGTAGCCAAACGCGGACTGGAAGCCTTTTTATACCACATGAGCTATCATACTATGGAAACGGGGAAAGCTGAACCTGATGCGCTCAAAACGCATAGCGGTACGCTGGACTTATTGTCTACACTGGGTTTCCGTAGTCCTGCCAAAGAAAAAAAAGTACTGAAAGGCATCCAGGGTGTGATCGACTACTGCCAGTGGTTTGAAACCGAACGCGATAACCTCCCCTATGAAATTGACGGGATGGTAATTAAAGTAAACGACTACGCGCTACAGGACAAACTGGGCATGACCACCCATCACCCCCGCTGGGCCATCGCATTTAAATTCAAAGCGCGGCAAGCTACCAGTAAACTGCGTAGTGTGGAATTCCAGGTAGGCCGTACCGGCTCCGTTACGCCGGTAGCTAAAATTGATCCGGTGCATATCGGCGGCGTTACGGTCACTTCTATGTCTCTTTTTAATGAAGATGTGATCCGGGAGAAAGACCTGAAACTGGGAGATACTGTGTTGGTAGAAAGAGCGGGAGATGTGATTCCCTACATTGTAAAATCGGTGGCCGACCTCCGGGATGGCACGGAGCAGCCTATTCTCTTCCCTACCCACTGCCCGGTTTGCGGAGACCAACTGGTAAAACCGGAAGAGGAAAGCGTATGGCGCTGTACCAATATCAATTGCGAAGCGCAGGTAGTGGAAAGAATGATCCACTTCGTTAGCAAAGATGCCATGGACATTAAAAGCTTTGGCGAAAGCAATGTGCGTAAATTCTATGCCCAGGGCCTGATGAAAGATATTCCCGGCATCTATGAACTGGACTTCGATAAGATAGCCACCCTGGAAGGATTTGGAAAGAAATCACTGACCAACCTGCAAACGGCTATTGCGCTTTCCAAAACGCAACCCTTACACCGTTTGATATTTGGATTGGGGATCCGGTATGTGGGAGAAACCACCGCCAAAACCCTCGCCAGTGCCGTTACCAACATCATGGACCTGCAAAGCTGGACAGAAGAACAGATCCTTTTACTGGAAGATATAGGCCCCAAAGTGGCTGGCTCCATCCGCCAGTTCTTTGCCAATGATGATAATATTCAAATGCTGAACAAACTGGCGGCGCTGGGTATCAACATGGAAAATACACAGGGCAGCCGGCATGTGTCAGGTAACCTGGACGGACAAACGTTTTTATTTACCGGTACCCTTGCCAAGCTGAAACGCAGCGAAGCTGAAGAGATGGTAGAACAACAGGGCGGTAAAATACTGGGCGGTGTAAGCAGCAAGCTCAACTTTCTCATAGTAGGTGAAGATGCCGGCAGCAAACTGGAAAAAGCTAAAAAAATAAATACCATCAAGGTATTAACAGAAGATGAATTTATTAAAATGATTCAATAAGTACGCAGCATGCAGCTTTCAATTCCGGTAATTGTAACGGTTAAACGTGGGAGAACAGAAAGCTGTATGCCGGCTGTCAATAACAATATGATGATTGATGATACTTTTTATATGAAGCAGGCGCTGAGAGAGGCGCACAAAGCCTTTGAAGACGGTGAAGTTCCTATTGGCGCCGTAGTGGTCATGAACAACCAGGTGATAGGCCGCGGGCATAACCAGGTGGAAAGACTGAACGACTGTACCGCTCATGCGGAGATGATAGCCTTAACGGCTGCCTTCAATACCCTTGGCAGTAAATATTTAATGGATGCCACTTTATATGTAACGGTAGAACCTTGCCTGATGTGTGCTGGCGCGCTTTACTGGAGTAAAATAGGGAAGATCGTATATGCCGCAGCGGATGAGAAGAACAGCTACCGGCGTGCTACCGGGGACCGCTCCCCGTTTCATCCTAAAACGAAACTGGAAGCCGGCCCGTGCAGCGAAGAAAGTTTGCAGTTGATGAAAACTTTCTTTGAACAAAGAAGGTGATACTTATTTCTTGTTAGGATCCATTAGTTTGTTCATACCCATCATCTGTCTCATGGTATGATCCATACCATCTGAAGAACCATCCAGGAAGATGACATTTCCTTTTGAGTTTTCAGCGAAGTGTTTGATGGCTTCTGTCCACATGGAGAAGAGGATCACAGAGGTATCCAGGTTGGCCTGCTGCATTTCTTTAGCAGCCATACTCATACCCTTGGCCACTTCTTCACGGAACAGGGCGACGCCCATACCACGCAGTTGAGCAGCCTGCCGTTCTGCTTCCGCAGCAATTTTGATAGCATTACCATCTGCTTCCGCAGCTTTGGTTTTGGTGATCAGTAATGCCTGTCCTTCGTTTTCAGCAGCAGCTTTCAGGTTATTGGATGCTACTACCTGCGCCATAGACTTCATGATAACTTCATCAAAAGTGATGTCATTCATTTGCAGATCCAGCAAATGAAAACCCCATTCTTCCAGGGTTTTATCGATCTGTTCTTTTACGTGTTCGGTAATATCCTTGCGGAGACCCAATACTTCTGCCTGTTTTTTTGTGGCAACAAACCCACGGATAGACCCTTCAATAGTGCGCACGAGCGCCTGCATGAAACTTCTTTCATCCATAAATTTAAAGGCTACGTTTTTCAACGTTTCTTCATCCTGGTTCCACACAGCATATAGCAGCATAGCCTTGAAATAAACGTTGGCCTGATCAATGGTAATGGCCTGGAACTCCAGTTCTACAGATTTATTCTGGATAGATACTCTTTTAAATACCTTTTCTATAATAGGTATTTTAAAGTTCAGCCCCGGAAAAAGAATGCGTTTGTATTTCCCGAATATAGTTGTTACTGCAATAGTGCCCTGCTGCACTGTTACAAAACTCGACAACAAAACCAGGAAAGCCAATACCGCCAAAACAATGAGGAATGGATTCATAGATGTCTTTTTTTTGTTTGCTAGGTTGAACTGGTAAATATAAGGAAATTAAGCAGAGAACGCTACTTACATGCATAGGCTTCCAACGGGTACAAGGTACTGGTTAGTTTTGAGGGCTTGTTTGTATAAAGACAAACAACGGATGAAAAACTGAGCTTAAAAATACAACGAATGAAAAATAAAAAGCTTAGTTATATCCTTTGTTTTCTTCTGAGAAATATGAATACATCATCCAGTTCAATTTGTTTCAACTGATAGGCTAGCCGGGTCCTTAAATCTTCTGTTTCATCTTTGACCCTGTTGTACTGGTCCTTTAATGTTTCATAACGGGCCACTATTTCTTCGGCAGTGGCAGTATGTTCCAATTGTAAAATATAAAATGCTCGTTCCTCAGTTATCATAGTGATAGGGGTGTTTCATCCAAATAATCATGTCGGGTGTTTAAAAAACATGCTTACTATCGATTCACTAAATTAGTGGAGATTAGAAAGCGGGCAAATACCCAACCTTGGGTATTTTTAAAGTGTTTAACAAACATTTCAAATACTATTTAAATATACTATATACTGACTATCAGGTATTTGTGATTTTATTAATTAAGAGTAGTGATGCAGGGTACAAAAAGAGTAATGTAATAGTCTGGTGCTTAATTTCAAAAAAACTGATGTTATATTACCTGTTCTGATTTTATTGAAAACCTATCTTGCGGGCTATGGCCATCAGCTCAGTAGTGTTACGCACTTTTAATTTGAGCCGGATATTTTTGCGGTGTGTTTCTATGGTATAACGGCTAAGGTTCAACGAACCCGCTATTTCTTTATTATTAAGTCCTTTTACTGCAAGTCCCAATACATCCTTTTCACGGGCTGTAAGCTTGTTAAACAGTGTTTCATTTTGCCTGCGGAGTATTTCTGACAGGGCGGTGGAGAGCTGAACATTGGTATCAATGGCATGCGTGAGATCCAGGAAAGCACAGATAATTTCCACTACACGCCCGTTTTTGTCGTGGGAAAAAGGCACTTCCAGTCCCAGTAACCAGCGGTATTCTTTTTCTCCCTTCTTGCGGATGCGGGCCAATCCGCCAAACTGCATCTTGTTATTAATAAAAGATTGCTGCGCCACCGCGGCCAGCTTAAAATCTTCCGGATGCATAATATCCTGGAAAAAATCCATCCCCTTGCCGGTCATCTCATCCGGAGAAAATCCAACCGCTTCTGACAGGTAGGAATTACACCATGTAACGGATTTGTTGTTGTTATCATAGCAGTAAAGCATAGCAGGTACACGCCCCAAAATGTTCTCCAGCCACTGATTACGATCTTTTAATTGCTCATTTTCCCTTTGCAAAGCGGTGAGAGAAAAATTTTGCCCTAAGTCTGAGCCTGTCTGCATACGAAACGTTTTAAACAAACAATAGGTAAACAACTGTCAGGCACGTACGAATATGTCTGATGGTAAGTCCTGTTAAACCGAGTGTATGTAAATATAAAATAAAATCCAATATGACGACCGATTTTTCAGCTTCCGGATTCCGAGATTTTTTGAGATTTAATATTTACAGCGACTGACAGCTGGAAAAACAGCTTCCGGGATAAATCCAACCGGGGGAACAAAATATGTAAATCTGTGTCTGTCAAAATTTCTAAATTGATTTTTATCCGGATTGGGAGTAAATTTGACAACTACAAGGAAATAATATTTTCAAACCCATAAAAAATCTGAGTTATGGCATTTACACTTCCGAGCTTACCCTACGCAACCGATGCGTTAGAGCCGAATTTTGATAAATTGACAATGGAGATCCACCATGGTAAGCATCATCAGGCGTATGTAGACAATCTGAACAAGGCGATTGCCGGTACTGAAAATGAGAATAAATCATTGGAAGAACTGGTAGCCAGCGCAGGTAAGATCAGCCCTGCTGTGAGAAACAATGGCGGAGGTCACTGGAATCACAGTTTCTTCTGGACCAGCCTGGCGCCTAATGCCGGCGGTCAACCTACCGGTAAACTGGCAGAAGCAATCAACAGCACTTTCGGTTCTTTTGATGCTTTCAAGGAAAAGTTCAACGCAGCCGGCGCTACCCGCTTCGGTTCCGGTTGGGCATGGCTGTTGAAAAAAGACGGCAAACTGGAAATTACTTCTACTCCTAACCAGGACAATCCCCTGATGGACGTTGCCGAAGTAAAAGGTACGCCTATCCTGGGTGTAGACGTATGGGAACATGCTTACTACCTGAAATACCAGAACCGCCGTCCGGAATACCTGAACGCATTCTGGAATGTAGTTGACTGGAACGCTGTCAGCAAACGTTTTGAGCAGGCATAATAAATGCCCTACTGCATAAAAAGGAAAGACCTCCATCTGAGATGGAGGTCTTTCCTTTTTATGTGCTGAAGCAAGTATTGCTATTATCCGAGTTTAAGATTCTTCGGATCCCAGTGAATGATCTTATTGCTGAAATAGCTTTCGTTACACAGCAATGCAGGCGCTGCGGCACGGAAACCAAACAAAGGATCTTCTGCTACCTTACCACCGGTACGCATGGCGTTGAACAGGTTGTAGAAGTGATCAAAGTGAGCGCCCTTGTAGCCTTTCTCTGCTTCGTATTCCATCTTATCCTGCGGCAGTATTTCCGCACGGTGATAGGCATACGCTTTTCCGGCATTCGCCGCTGCATTGGCCTGTGCCAAAGGATCATTTTCATCCACATTATTCCTGTTGCGGTACAGGGTTACTTTATCCCATTCTACCGTCATAGAACCTTCGCTGCCCACCATACGCAGGTAGTTGGTGCCACCGGTACCATCTACGAAGTTTACACGGAGAGACAGGTTAAACGCAGGGTGTATTTCTGTTTCAGGATAATCAAACATACCCAGCATAATGTCCGGTACTTCTCTTCCATCTTTCCAGTAACGTAATCCACCGGTAGCCATTATTTTATTAGGCCCCATAGAACCGGTTACCAGGTGAAGGCTGGAAAACAGGTGGACGAACAGATCGCCGGAAACGCCGGTACCATAATCTTTGTAATTACGCCAGCGGAAGAAACGCAGGGGGTCAAAATCACGCTTTGGCGCGTTTTTGAGATAGGTCTCCCAGTCTACAGTTTTAGGCGACGCATCGGCCGGAATAGGGTATTGCCATGCACCGGTTGGTGACATACGCGCCCAGAATCCTTCTGCATAGTTTAGTTTTCCGATAGCGCCATCTTTCAGCAGCTGCCGGGCCTTTTCATTTCCGAGGGAGCTCATACCCTGGCTACCTACCTGGTACACCACTTTACCGTTTCTTTTCTGTGCATCCACTACTGCGGGACCTTCGGAAATATCATGCACCATCGGCTTTTCGCAGTATACAGATTTACCCTTGTTCATAGCGGCTACGGAAATATCCTTATGCCAGAAGTCGGGCACTGCAATGATAACTGCATCGATATCCTTACGGTCCAGGATCTCGTTATAGTTACGGGTAGTGTAAATATCATTACCCCATTTCTTTTTAGCGTCTGCCAGGCGGCCATCATAAAGATCGCAGGCAGCAACCAGCTTTACACCGGGTACTGTAATTGCCGTGTTGGCATCAGCTGTCCCCATACCACCGGCACCAATAAGGGCTATCTGGATCTGGTCATTCGCACTGTATTTTTCTTTCAGGCGGGAGAGTAATTCAATGTTCCTTTTTCTGTCAGCTGCCGTAATAATAGATGGAAGGAGAGACGCTCCCACAACTCCTTTGGCAAATTTGCTGATAAAATTCCGGCGCGAGCCTTCGTTAGGATTTACTGGCATGATTAACCTTTTAGGTTTGATGAAAATGATAACTTATAATACGTATACAATGCCCCTTACAACATGTAATGAGTTTGTCAAAATAAAAACAATATACGGGAAAACATAATTTTATCAAGAGCAACTATCATCCATCTACCTGTAAAAAACAAAAAAATTGCTTGTGCCGGCAGGGATCTGCATTGCAGCAGGAATTATTTTTCCAGCTTCAGCACTGCCAGTACCGGCAAATGATCCGACGCATATCGCTCCGGTATTACCTGGTGCTCCAGCACTTTGAAAGCCTTTGCGGGTCTGTAGCTGATAAAATCAATCGTGCGGTTGGGATGCTCCACCGGAATGGTAAACGGACAATCCTGGCAGGTGCGCGTAAATGCGCTGTCCAGCACTTGTATAGCAGGGCTCCCGGATTTGGAATTAAAGTCGCCTGCCAGTATAACCGGCATACCTGCATTGCCGAGGATACGGCTTATCTCCCTGATCTGCAGCAGGCGGTCTGCATCTGCTTTTAATACATCCAGGTGTGTGCTGGCCATCGTTACATTTCTTCCGCCAGGTAATGTTACCGCCACCGTGCATAGTGCGCGCGGTTCTCCTTTAGAGCCGGGTGCCGACGGCAACTGATAGGCATGTCCTTCTTTTATGGGATAGCGAGAGAGCACTGCGATCCCGTATTCACCGTCATCATAAGGAATAGATCTTGCAAAAAAAGCATGCATGCCTGTTTTGGCAGCCAATGCTTCCGCCTCATGCACATCACGGCCGGAACGACCCGTGTGTACATCCACTTCCTGCAAAGCCACAAAATCCGGTTGCTGCCGGTTAATGACTCCTGCGATGGCGTCGAGGTCTATAACATCTTTACGGGATGGAGGATTGGCGTGGTGGATATTATAGGTCAATACCCTAATGGTATCCCCTTTCCTGGTTTCCGTACCTGCCAGTTCCTTCTTTGTTTTGCAGGCAAAAAGACAACAGCACAGGATTGCGGGTAGCAACAATTGTTTCATAATGGTAGTCAATTTATTATTTAAAGCCTGTAGTATAAAGTCTGCTTACAACTGCAAACTCTACACTACAGGCTTTAAAATTATTTATGATTACTCCCATCCAGGGTTCTGTCCCAGGTCAGGGTTCCGCTGAAATTGTGTTAATGGTACAGGCCACAGATAATTTTTCGGATCTGTAAACCGCCTGTTGGTATTTACGATCATATATCCATTTGCATCCACTGGAACACTGGCTACATATGGCTGCATGTACGTAGGAATGAAAGCTTTCTTCATGCCTTTCACATCTGCGGCCAGCAGGCTGCCTTCTTTCC
The Chitinophaga sp. MM2321 DNA segment above includes these coding regions:
- a CDS encoding LuxR C-terminal-related transcriptional regulator, giving the protein MQTGSDLGQNFSLTALQRENEQLKDRNQWLENILGRVPAMLYCYDNNNKSVTWCNSYLSEAVGFSPDEMTGKGMDFFQDIMHPEDFKLAAVAQQSFINNKMQFGGLARIRKKGEKEYRWLLGLEVPFSHDKNGRVVEIICAFLDLTHAIDTNVQLSTALSEILRRQNETLFNKLTAREKDVLGLAVKGLNNKEIAGSLNLSRYTIETHRKNIRLKLKVRNTTELMAIARKIGFQ
- a CDS encoding Gfo/Idh/MocA family oxidoreductase, producing MPVNPNEGSRRNFISKFAKGVVGASLLPSIITAADRKRNIELLSRLKEKYSANDQIQIALIGAGGMGTADANTAITVPGVKLVAACDLYDGRLADAKKKWGNDIYTTRNYNEILDRKDIDAVIIAVPDFWHKDISVAAMNKGKSVYCEKPMVHDISEGPAVVDAQKRNGKVVYQVGSQGMSSLGNEKARQLLKDGAIGKLNYAEGFWARMSPTGAWQYPIPADASPKTVDWETYLKNAPKRDFDPLRFFRWRNYKDYGTGVSGDLFVHLFSSLHLVTGSMGPNKIMATGGLRYWKDGREVPDIMLGMFDYPETEIHPAFNLSLRVNFVDGTGGTNYLRMVGSEGSMTVEWDKVTLYRNRNNVDENDPLAQANAAANAGKAYAYHRAEILPQDKMEYEAEKGYKGAHFDHFYNLFNAMRTGGKVAEDPLFGFRAAAPALLCNESYFSNKIIHWDPKNLKLG
- a CDS encoding superoxide dismutase, which encodes MAFTLPSLPYATDALEPNFDKLTMEIHHGKHHQAYVDNLNKAIAGTENENKSLEELVASAGKISPAVRNNGGGHWNHSFFWTSLAPNAGGQPTGKLAEAINSTFGSFDAFKEKFNAAGATRFGSGWAWLLKKDGKLEITSTPNQDNPLMDVAEVKGTPILGVDVWEHAYYLKYQNRRPEYLNAFWNVVDWNAVSKRFEQA
- a CDS encoding endonuclease/exonuclease/phosphatase family protein is translated as MKQLLLPAILCCCLFACKTKKELAGTETRKGDTIRVLTYNIHHANPPSRKDVIDLDAIAGVINRQQPDFVALQEVDVHTGRSGRDVHEAEALAAKTGMHAFFARSIPYDDGEYGIAVLSRYPIKEGHAYQLPSAPGSKGEPRALCTVAVTLPGGRNVTMASTHLDVLKADADRLLQIREISRILGNAGMPVILAGDFNSKSGSPAIQVLDSAFTRTCQDCPFTIPVEHPNRTIDFISYRPAKAFKVLEHQVIPERYASDHLPVLAVLKLEK